From one Neofelis nebulosa isolate mNeoNeb1 chromosome 4, mNeoNeb1.pri, whole genome shotgun sequence genomic stretch:
- the RAB19 gene encoding ras-related protein Rab-19 codes for MQFSSSSRAADENFDYLFKIILIGDSNVGKTCVVQHFKSGVYTETQQNTIGVDFTVRSLEIDGKKVKMQVWDTAGQERFRTITQSYYRSAHAAIIAYDLTRRSTFESVPHWIHEIEKYGAANLVIMLIGNKCDMWEKRHVLFEDACTLAEKHGLLAVLETSAKESKNIDEVFVLMARELIARNSLHLLGESPLNNLAMGSRPVLMAQGPKEKTCMC; via the exons ATGCAATTCTCCAGCTCGTCCAGGGCAGCAGATGAGAATTTTGACTATTTGTTCAAGATTATCCTCATTGGGGATTCCAATGTGGGGAAGACGTGCGTGGTGCAGCATTTCAAATCTGGGGTCTACACGGAGACGCAGCAGAACACGATTGGGGTGGATTTCACTGTGCGCTCCCTTGAGATCGATGGCAAGAAAGTGAAG atGCAAGTGTGGGACACAGCAGGCCAGGAGCGCTTCCGGACCATCACGCAAAGCTACTACCGCAGCGCCCACGCGGCCATCATCGCCTACGACCTCACCCGACGCTCCACCTTTGAGTCTGTTCCTCACTGGATCCACGAGATAGAAAAATATGGCGCGGCGAACTTGGTCATTATGCTGATTG GGAACAAGTGTGACATGTGGGAAAAACGGCATGTCCTGTTTGAAGATGCCTGCACGCTGGCTGAGAAACacggcctccttgctgttctggAAACATCTGCTAAGGAGTCTAAGAACATAGACGAGGTCTTCGTGCTGATGGCCAGGGAGCTGATTGCCCGCAACAGCCTGCACTTGCTTGGTGAGAGCCCCCTGAACAACCTGGCCATGGGTTCCAGGCCGGTTCTTATGGCCCAGGGGCCAAAGGAGAAGACCTGCATGTGCTGA